TAGAAAGTTCCACAGAGGCAGTTAAGCAAGCAGTTAAGCAAGACCCCAATGCCATCGGTTTTATATCACTTGCTAACCTTGATGACACCGTTAAAGCACTTGAAATTGATGGTATAATACCATCAGAGAAAACAGTGGCTGATGGATCATACAAACTCCAGAGACCATTCCTATTCCTTACAAAAGGCGAACCAACTGGCGTAGTGAAGGATTTCATTGATTGGGTCCTAAGCCCAGAAGGACAAGCAATAGTAAAATCTGAGAAAGTAGTCCCAGCCAAACAATAGAATACAACCCCCCCACTTTCTCTTTTTTTAGAACCCCCCTTGAGATGAAAGATTAATATACTAATTAAGGAAAATTATTTTAGAGGAAATAATATTTCTCAGGGTGATACACTTGGATATAAAATGGAAAGGGGGGATAATACTCATATTTGTCATCTTAATCTACCTATTATTAAGACCAGGCGTCCATTATGAGAGAATCGAGATAGCAGGTTCAACATCTGTACAGCCAGTGGCTGAAAAACTTGCAGCTGAATACATGAAAAAACACCCGGACGTTAAAATAAACATACAAGGCGGAGGATCTGGTATGGGCATCAGAACAGCCCAACAGGGTGTTGTGGATATAGGTACAAGTTCAAAATCCCTTAAACCCGAAGAAAAGGATGGTTTAAGAGAATATGTTATCGGGAAAGATGGTATAGTGATAGCAGTGAACAAAGAAAACCCCATAAACGACTTGACAAAAGAACAACTTAGAGACATATTCAGTGGAAAAATACGAAACTGGAAGGAAGTAGGAGGCCCAGACGCCGAAATACATGTCATAGTCCGGGAAGAAGGATCAGGGACCAGAAGTTCATTCCAGAGCCTAGTAATGAAAGATACTAAAATAAGAAAGGATGCAATAGTTCAAGGATCCACAGAATCAGTTAAACAAGCAGTTAAACAAGACCCATATGCTATAGGTTTTGTTTCAATGTCCCATATGAGCGATGATGTAAAAGCCCTCAAAATTGATGGTGTCCAACCATCTGAGAAAACAGTCGCCGATGGATCATACCCACTTGTCGTTCCATTCATATTCCTTACAAAGGGCGAACCGACCGGTGTCGTGAAGGACTTCATAAAGTGGGTTTTTTCACCAGAAGGACAGAACATAATAAGAAGTGAAAGAATTGTACCTGCAATAGCAAATGTTTCAGATGATGACTAAATTGTGAGGGGCATACCATGATAAGTAGGACAAGAGAAATGTTAATTGAAAAAGGACTTTTCCTAACCGCAATATTCTCAATAATAATAATAATATTACTAATAGTACTTTTCATCTTCAGAGAAGCCATACCAATATTCCAAGACTATGGTTTTATACATTTCATATTCGGTTGGGAATGGGCCCCTTCAGATGGAGAATATGGCGTATTTACAATGATAGTAGGATCATTATGTATTACTTTCCTCTCACTCGCCATTGCAGTTCCCTTCTCATTTTTATGCGCAATTTTCATGGCGGAAATAGCACCACAATTCATGAGAAGAATCCTCAAACCAGTCATTGAAACACTAGCAGCCATACCATCTGTCGTATACGGATTCTTTGGACTCATAGTCCTAGTACCCCTTGTAAGGACACATATTGGGGGCACAGGCTTCGGCATACTCACAGCCTCATTAATACTTGCCATCATGATAATGCCCACAATAATAAGTGTATCAGAGGATGCGATCAAATCGGTTCCATTGGAATACAAGGAAGCGTCACTCGCCCTAGGAGCAACCCATTGGCAGACAATAAGATATGTAATAGTCCCGGCTGCAATACCAGGTATAATTACGTCTATTATCCTCGCGATGGGAAGAGCCATCGGTGAAACACTAGCAGTTATAATGGTAGCAGGTAACGTGGCACAGATCCCAAGTTCAATATTGGATCCTGTAAGGGCATTAACATCAAACATAGCCCTTGAGATGGGATACGCAACAGGATTACATTATAGCGCACTCTTTGGAACAGCCGTAATATTATTCATAGTCATCATGATATTGCTGGTAATCGCCAACTACTTCCACTACAAGAAAAAAATAGTAGTCGGAGGAGGCTACCTATAGGGTGATTAAAATGTCACTTAGGCTTATTTCACCCAAAACCACCCAGAAGATAATGAATGGAATACTATGGGCTTCTGGGATATTCACAATAATAATACTCATAGTGATCATAGGCTACATACTCATCAAAGGTTTGCCAGCAGTTAACCTCGAATTCTTACTGTCAGAGCCCATAGATTCTGGCAGAGCTGGTGGTATAGCCCCAATGATAGTCTCAAGCATCTATGTGACACTATTAGCGGTTTTAATCGCAACACCACTTGGTATTGGGGCTGCAGTTTACATGGCAGAATATGCTGGTGAAACGCAGATAGTTAAGCTCATAAAATTTGGTGCTGAAACATTAGCATCAATACCCTCAATAGTCTTCGGATTATTTGGATTATCATTCTTTGTTATATTCCTCGGACTTGGATGGTCCCTCCTTTCAGGAGGTCTTGTACTCGCACTTATGGCTTTACCCACAATATTCCAAGTGGCCGTAGTATCTATTGAGAGCGTGCCAAGATCCTACAGGGAAGCAAGCTGGGCATTAGGCGCTACTAATTGGGAAACAATCTACAGGGTTGTGATACCCGCAGCAATGCCGGGGATAGTCACGGGAATAATATTGGGGATGGCCAGAGCCATATCAGAGGCTGCTGCGGTAATGTTTGTCGTTGGATCCGCTCTTTCAATGCCAATTTCCATCTTCGACCCTGGGAGGCCTCTTCCATTACACTTATATGTGCTTGCCACAGAGGGACTTTCCCTTAAAAACGCTTATGGGACTGCAGCTGTCCTCGTGATAATGGTCCTTATTATTACAGTCACTACCAATACTCTTGTTGAAAGGTATCGGAAGAAAATTATGGGGCGATGATCATGTACAGGATTGAAGTTGAAGATTTAAACGTTTACTTTGGTGAAGACCACATCTTAAAAGATGTGAATTTGAAGATACCTAAGAATACTGTGACAGCTCTTATAGGCCCATCTGGTTGCGGTAAATCAACTTTTATAAGGACACTTAATAGGATGAATGATGTTATACCTGGTTTCCGTCATGAAGGTCATGTTTATTTAGATGGGAAAGACATTTATGATCCTGACGTAGATGTGGTTGAGTTAAGAAAAAAGGTTGGTATGGTTTTCCAAAAGCCGAATCCATTCCCAAAATCTGTATTTGAAAATGTTGCATATGGTCTCCGTGTCCATGGGATAACTGACAAGGAAGTGATAGAGAATAGGGTTGTGGAAAGTTTAAAGGCAGCTGCGCTTTGGGATGAAGTTAAAGATAAATTAGATCAGACAGCTCTCAGCCTTTCAGGGGGGCAACAACAACGTCTGTGCATTGCAAGGACGATAGCTATAGAACCAGAGGTGATATTAATGGATGAACCATGTTCTGCGTTAGATCCTATTTCAACCACTAAAATTGAAGACTTGATACACAAACTAAAGCGCGACTTCACTATAATAATAGTAACACATAATATGCAACAGGCTACAAGGGTCTCAAAGTATACTGCGTTCTTTTTAAATGGTGAGATCGTCGAAAGTGGTTTGACAGAGAGGATTTTTGTAGAACCAAAAGATAAGAGGACAGAAGAATACATAACTGGTAGATTTGGATAATTTTTTCGGTTTCTAGGAGGAATATTATGGAGAAGAAATATCCAAGAATACTTTTCAGAAAAAGGTTAAAAGATTTGAGGAAAGATGTGGAAAAAGTAGCCCAGAAAACCCTTGAAACACATAAAAAGTCTACAAACCTCTTATTCGATTTCGACAAAAAGAGAAAGGAGGAAGTGATCTCAGCCAGTAAAGAGATAGATGATATGGTATTTAACCTTGAAAGGAAATGTATAAGTTTGATAGCTGCTGAACAGCCAGTTGCAAAGGATCTGAGATTTATAGAGGCTTGTATAAAAGTTGGAAGCCATCTTAAAAGGATAGGGTATCTCGCAGCTGATATAGCAGAATATTCTGAGAATATAAAAGATGAGGAAATACCCAAAAAACCCCTAGAAGATCTCATGCACATGGCAGATTTTGTCCAGATGATGCTCTCTAAGGGGATATATTCATTCCTTGATCAAAACATAGAAATGGCAAAAGAACTCAGACACGACGATGACAAAGTGGATGACTTATTCGACCAAACACTAGAACATGTAACGATTAGTATGTTCAAAGATAAAGAAGCCATTAATTATCTTGTAAATCTATTATTCATAGCAAGATTCCTTGAAAGAGTGGCTGACAGGGCTGTGAGCATAGCTGACAGGACAATATTCATGATAACATGTGAAAAACCATAGGATTGGAAATCCATTAAAAAATTATAAAAAGAAGGGGGGCGACTGTTCCCCCCTACTGTATTTTCATGGCTTTAATATGGCGGTGGCATGTCTTGAAGCCCAACATTGTATGCAGACACCAATAGGTAATCCTGCGGTATGGGTGTGAGCAGTTTCTATCTTAACATCTAATGCGGTTGTTTTACCACCAAGTCCCATTGGGCCTATACCACTCCTATTTATTTCCTCGAGTATGCTTTCTTCCAGTTCTGCTATTTTATCGTCTTCGTTTCGTTCCCCAATTTTTTTAAGTAAAGCTCTTTTGGCAAGCTTTAACGCGAGATCTGAAGATCCGCCAACACCTATCCCGACTATTATGGGTGGGCATGGTTTGCCACCGGCTCTAATCACTGTTTCAACCACGAAATCTTTAATACCTTCAAGGCCTTCACTGGGCAGTCCCATTCTTAGCCTGTTGTTATTCTCTGAACCAAAACCCTTTGGCATAACCGTTATTTCGAGAGAATCGGTATCTACTAATTCTAAGTCTATCTGTGGGATCATTTTACCAGTGTTATCCCCAGTATTCTCCCTTGAGATAGGATCCACAACATTAGGCCTTAGTGGGATCTGTGATGTCGCCATTCTAACTCCTTCTATGATCCCATCATAAAGTTTTTCAACTCTAACATTACCCATTTTCACGAATACTATAGGGAGTCCTGTATCCTGGCATATTGGTATCCTTTTTTCCTTGGCGATCTTTATATTTTCTAGGATTGCCTTCAAGTTTAATAATGCTATTTCATCCTTTTCTTCTCTGAAGGCTCTTCTGAGGGCTGATTCAACATCCCTGGGCAGTGTAGTGGTGGCTTTTTTGAAAAGTTGGCATACTGTTTCCTTGACCATTCCTTGGCTGATCATAGGATCCTCCTAGCGTCTATAATTGGATTAAGTCCTTGATCTTTTTAAGTTCGGTTGCTAGTTTATCCCTCTTGGTGGATAATAGATCCTCTGAACTTTCTATTAAAGCTCCTGTGGGACAGATTGAGATACAAAGTGGTTTATCATATTCTATACATAGGTCACATTTACGCGGAGTTCCATGTTCATCCATGTAAATTGCGCCTATGGGACAAGCGTCTCGGCATAAACCGCAGCCTACACATTTTTCTTCATCGATTATAATGGCTCCTTCTTTTTCTATTATGGCGTTTTCTGGGCAGATGTTGAGACAGGGGGCTTTTTCTGGGGCGCAGTGCATACAAAAGATTGGCACGCCATTTAATAAGCGGATAGCATTCCTTGGGCATATTCTTTCACATTTTACGCATTCATCGCATAATTCTGGGCTTAAGATTAACTCTCGCAATGTTAGCCCCCCTATTTTAGTTTCTCCTCGGCTTTTTTGCTTTTTGAGACCAATTCTAGTATGTCAAATTTTGGTTTTGCGGTTCTTGCCATTTTTGCTATGTGTTTTTCTTGTTTTTCGAGTTTTAGTTTTTCAGCGTCTACTATAGATAAGGCTCTTTTGGAGCAAGCTTTTATGCAAGCTGGCGTGTCTAGTTTTGGGCATTGGTTACATTTGTGGGCTTTTCTCTCTGATAGTACTATGGCGCCGAATGGGCATACTATCATGCAGAGTCCGCAGCCTATACATCTTTCAAAGTCTATGGTTTCATTGATTGCTTCAGTAGGGCATATTGCCTTACATGGGGCGTCCTCGCACTGTTGACATATTATAGGATAATATGTCCCATTTATTTCACGTATTATTATCCTAGGAGCCCCATAGAGCTCTTCACAGGCTTCTTCGCAGTCTCTGCAACCGTCACATAATTCTGGTTGGCTCAAGATCTTTTTCAACTTTTTATCCTCCACTCTATATTCTGAGCTCTGCACATATCTTGTCTATATACTCTTGTATTTTGGCCTTCTCTTCGTCTTTTAAATGTTTGAATCTTCTCTGGGCATCTAAATATTCTGTGACTGGTCTACGCTGTATTGGCCTATAAGTAACCCTGAATTCTCCTTCTTCTATCTCATATAATAGCCAAGCACCTGTTTCTACTGCAAGTCTTCCGATTTCTATAGTCTTTGATGGGTCGAATCCCCATCCTGTTGTGCATGGTTGATGTAAGTGTATGTATGCTGGTCCTTCTGTCTCCTTTGCCTTTTTAACTTTTTTCATGAAATCTTCTGGGTATGATATTGATGCTGTTGCCACATATGGTACCCCATGGGCTGCCATGATGAATGGCATGTTCTTTTTGGGCCTGTCTTCGCCGAAGCTCTTTTTACCTGGTGGTGATGTTGTGGTTGATGCGCCATAGGGTGTTGCTCCACTTCTTTGTATTCCCGTGTTCATGTATGCTTCGTTATCGTAACAAATGTAGATGATGTTATGGCCTCTTTCCATTGCCCCTGAGAGGGCTTGCATGCCTATGTCTGCTGTTCCACCATCACCTGCGAATGCAACCACGTTTATGTCCTTTTTGCCTTTGGCTTTTAGGGCTCTTTCTATGCCTGAGGCAACTGCGGCTGCATTTTCAAATGCTACGTGTATCCATGGTATTTCCCATGCTGTCTCTGGGTAGGGTGTGGTGATAACTTCTAGGCAGCCGGTTGCTGAAACTGCTATTGTATTTTTGCCGAGGGCTTTTAGTGCTAATCTCACGCCTAGGGTTGCGCCGCATCCTGCGCAGCCACGGTGGCCTGGGGCGAGGAGTTCTTCTTTGGGGATTTCCATTTAGGATCCCTCCTTTAATCCGATCCATGTGATGTCCTTTTCTGGTTTTTCTGTTTTCTCCACAATCTCCTTAACATTTTGGGGTGTTATGTCGCGTCCTCCTAATCCTAGGATGAAATTGTAAATTTCTTTGTCGCGTATTTTAGCCCTCATATCTGTGTAGAGTGCTCCTCCCATGCTAAATGTGATGTCTTTATCAAGGACTGCTATTTTATCAGCGTCTTTAATTGCATTATAAATTTCTTTTGCTGGGAATGGTCTGTAGACTCTTACTTTGAGTAGGCCGACTTTTTTACCTTCTTTTCTGAATTCATCGACTAATTCTTTTAGGGTGCTGCAGAGGGATCCCATTGCCACGAGCACGATATCCGCATCTTCACATCGGTATTCTTCGATGAAGTTGTATTTGCGGTTGAATGTTTCGTTGAATTCTTTGTTAACCTTTTCTATGATTTTTTTAGATCTTTGTGTGGCTTCTTCGATTTGGTATCTTGCTTCCATGTAATAGTTTGGGTCTGTGAATGTTCCGAGAGACATTGGATTTTCTGGGTCTAATATTGCATGTTCTGGTTTGTACTCTGGTAGGAAGTTGTCTATTTCTTCTTCTGGGAGTATTTCAACTGGTTCTACTGTGTGTGTTAATATGAACCCGTCTAGGCAGACCATGCTGGGTAGGAGTACCTTCTTGTTTTCTGATACTTTATATGATATGAGTATGGAGTCAAAGGCTTCTTGTGCGCTTTCGACATATACTTGTATCCAGCCTGAGTCTCTTTCTGCTATGGAGTCTTGGTGATCGTTCCATATGCTTAGGGGGGCTGAGAGTGATCTGTTGGCGTTTGCCATTACGATGGGGTTTCTGAGGCCTGCTGCTGCGAATAGCATTTCGTGCATTAGTGCTAGTCCTTGGGATGATGTTGCTGTGAATACTCTTACACCGGCTGCTGATGCTCCTATGCATGCGCTCATGGCGCTGTGTTCTGATTCTACTCGTATGTATTCGGCTTCTAGTTCTCCGTTGGCTACGAATTGTGCTAGGTATTCTGATATGGAGGTTTGTGGTGTTATTGGATAAACGGGTATGACGTCTGGTTTGGCGAGTTTCACGGCCTCTGCGACTGCCCGATTTGTTGATATTATTTTTAGTGTCATTTTTTCACCCTGGTTATCTTTCTCTTTCCATTTTTATTGCTTCTACGGGACATTCTTCTGCGCATATCCCGCATCCTTTGCAGTAATCATAATCTATTTCATATTCTGGGCTTATGCATGCGTCTGGACAGAATAATACGCAGTTGTCGCATTCTATACACTTTTCTTTGTCAAGGATTGGTTTGAAAGTTCTCCAGCTGCCTGTTTTGTTTTTTCGCGTGCTTCCGGGTTCTTTTACGGTGGCTCCAATTTCCATTTATATTCACCTTTTTATGTTTTCATAGGCTTTCTTAGCAGCCTCGGCGTTCTTTTCCCCGATTTTGCCGGGGAATGTTTCTTTGATTATCTTTATGATAGCATCTATTGTTACTTCTTCTGTCGCGCCTGCGAATGCTCCGAGCATTGTTGTGTTTACAATGGGTCGGCCTAGGATTTCTAATGCTATGCCTGTAGCGTCGATGGTATATTTTTTGGCTCCTGGAGGTGTTTGGGGTTCTTCTCTCGTGTTTATTATGACTGCACCGTTGGTTTTTAGTCCTGCGAATACGTCAACGACTTCTAGGAGTCCGTCATCTAATACGACAACATAGTCAGGGTTGTAAATTTGATGTCTTCTTCTTATGGGTTTTTCATCTAGTCTTGTGAAGGCCATGACGGGGGCGCCTCTTCTTTCCACACCAAAGAATGGAAAAGCTTGTGAGTACTTCCCATCCTCGAATGCGGCTTTTGCGAGGATTTCTGCTGCTGTGACGGCACCTTGTCCGCCGCGTCCATGAAATCGGATTTCGATCATGGTCTACCTCCAATTTTTCATTGTTAATCATTATAAAATTTTAGTATATATACATGATGGTCAAATTTTATAAATCAATGAGGGATAAAATGAAGGTTCTTATAATCACAGGAAAACTCGCAGGAGAACTCGTAATAAAAGCTTCATCTACTAAAAAGCATGATGTACACGTCCATATCGCAGACATACTCATAGCAGCTTTTCTAACCCCCCGTCAAATAATAAATGAAATAAAAAACTTAGATGATACTATCATCTCGGAACTAGACCTTATACTCATACCAGGCCTAATACCCAAGGATGCTAGCATAATAACAAAGGAGACAGGAATACCCACATATAAGGGGCCTACAGATGCTGCTGACCTCCCAATAGTACTTGATCTTTTGGACAAATTGAAATTATCACCCAAGAAAGCCGCTGACAGGCTCATAGAAGAAGAACAGCGGAAAAGAGCCCTTAAGTTTATAAAAGATTTTGAAGAGGATGAAGAAAAACGTGAGAAATTACTTAAAAAAGAAGAAAACATCCTTGTAGGTGATCTCCCTGTTGGAAGAGACTTTCCAATGAGGGTCTTGGCAGAAGTTGCAAAGGCGCCATTCCTAAAAAAAGAAGAATTAATAAAGCAAGTTAGATATCTCGTGAAAAATGGGGCTGACATAATAGATATCAGGACAATACCAGGCGAAAACTTATCAAAAAGAATACCAGAAATTATAAAAACAGTGAAAAAGGTGGCTGGCAACCTCCCAGTGAGTATTGACACTCTAAACCCTGATGAAATAGAAACAGCTGTTAAAGCCGGTGCACAGCTAGTTCTAAGCCTTGATCATGGAAACTACGAGGAATTATTACCACTTTTAAAAGAAAGAAACATACCAGCAGTTATACTCCCCACAGATTATACTGGAGGTTGGATACCTGAAACAGCCAAGGAAAGAGTGGAATCTTTAGAATCTCTAAAGAGAAAATGTAAAGGTATAGATATCATCCCAGACCCTATCCTAGATCCTGTCAACAGTAAAAGTATCGTGGATTCAATAAAAGCCTGTAAAGAATACACTTCAAGAAACCCGGAACCAATATTCTTTGGCGCGGGTAATGTAGCAGAACTCATAGATGTGGATTCAACAGGAGTGAACGCCCTACTCGCAGGCATGGGCATGGAATTAGGCGCCGGCATACTCTTCACACCAGAAGTAAGTGGGAAAAACAAAGGCAGCACATACGAACTCGCAGTAGCATCACGCATGATGTTTCTTGCAAAAAATAGAAAATCAATCCCCAAAAACCTAGGTATAGACCTCATAATCTTCAAGGACAAAAGAAAGCATGAAAAAATAAAAGAAAAAATAAAAGTCCCAATACTCGAAGCACATGGTGGGATCAAATTCACACAAGATAAAGCAGGAAGTTTCAAAATACTAGTAGAAGATGGTAAAATAAAAGTGATACACTACAAAAACATGGAAGCACAAATCGCACTAGTATCAGATAATGCCAAAAAATTATATGAAGAAATCATAAAAAGGAACCTTGTAACCCGCCTAGAACATGCAGCATACCTAGGAGCCGAATTACAAAAAGCCGAAATAGCACTCATCACAGGAAAAGATTACAGACAAGATCTTGAACTTTTCAGAAAACCATTTAAACTATGAACTATTCTGGAGAGCAATGAATAATGTCATGTACAAAATGTGGCTCAGAAAATGTTATCATCCATAGAAGATATTCAGGACAACACCTATGCAAAAAATGCTTCATTGAAACAATCCAAAAAAAAGTCCTCAAGGACATAAAAAAATACGAACTGATAAAAAAAGGTGATAAAGTACTGGTCGCCCTTTCAGGTGGAAAAGACAGCACAACAGTACTAGATATACTATCAATACTCGCAGAAAGAAACATAATAGAACTCGAGGCAATAACAATAGACGAAGGTATAAAAGACTACCGCGAAAAAGGAATAGAATACGCCTCAGAAACTTGCAAAAAACTTGGAATACCACAACACATATTCTCATTCAAAGAACACTTCAAAATAACAATAGACGAAATAATGGCATCAAAACCCCCAAGAAAAGCATGCACATACTGCGGAGTGCTCAGAAGATGGATACTTAACAAGGAAGCCAAAAAACTTGGAGCAGATAAAATAGCAACCGGACACAATCTTGACGACGAAGTCCAAGCAATAGTAATGAACTACCTAGAAGGAAACATAGAAAACCTCACCAGGATAGGCCCTGCAACCTATTCACAAAAATTTGTAACTAAAATCAAACCACTCAGGGAAATCCCAGAAAAAGAGGTCACAGCATATGTAATGGCAAAGGGCTTAAAAGTCCACCTAGAAGAATGCCCATACCGAAAAACTTCCTTCAGGAAAAAAATAGGCACAATACTAACCGGACTATCAAAAGACCATCCCACCATACTATACTCCACCCTAAGAGGTCATGAAAAAATCAGAAATGCCCTTAAAAAAGAACTTAAAGGGGAATCCATACTAAGAGAGTGTATAAGGTGTGGTCAGCCAGCTGCCCGGGACCTATGCAAAACTTGCACCCTCCTAAAAGAGATAGGGAGGTTAAAAGATGAAATTCACTCTCATAATAGATGACGAGAAAAAAACAATGAAAATCAGGGAAAAATTAACAATCAAAGATGTTCTCAAAGATTTTAAAATCCCCCTAGAAGCGGTTGTAGTTAAAAAAAATGGTGAGATAGTAGTTGAAGAAGAACAAGTAAATGATGGCGACATTATAGAAGTTATTAGGGTCATATATGGTGGATAATACCATGAGAGTGTACTATGAATGCGCTCCGTG
This DNA window, taken from Methanothermobacter tenebrarum, encodes the following:
- a CDS encoding MoaD/ThiS family protein, coding for MKFTLIIDDEKKTMKIREKLTIKDVLKDFKIPLEAVVVKKNGEIVVEEEQVNDGDIIEVIRVIYGG
- a CDS encoding dihydropteroate synthase-like protein — translated: MKVLIITGKLAGELVIKASSTKKHDVHVHIADILIAAFLTPRQIINEIKNLDDTIISELDLILIPGLIPKDASIITKETGIPTYKGPTDAADLPIVLDLLDKLKLSPKKAADRLIEEEQRKRALKFIKDFEEDEEKREKLLKKEENILVGDLPVGRDFPMRVLAEVAKAPFLKKEELIKQVRYLVKNGADIIDIRTIPGENLSKRIPEIIKTVKKVAGNLPVSIDTLNPDEIETAVKAGAQLVLSLDHGNYEELLPLLKERNIPAVILPTDYTGGWIPETAKERVESLESLKRKCKGIDIIPDPILDPVNSKSIVDSIKACKEYTSRNPEPIFFGAGNVAELIDVDSTGVNALLAGMGMELGAGILFTPEVSGKNKGSTYELAVASRMMFLAKNRKSIPKNLGIDLIIFKDKRKHEKIKEKIKVPILEAHGGIKFTQDKAGSFKILVEDGKIKVIHYKNMEAQIALVSDNAKKLYEEIIKRNLVTRLEHAAYLGAELQKAEIALITGKDYRQDLELFRKPFKL
- a CDS encoding TIGR00269 family protein; translation: MSCTKCGSENVIIHRRYSGQHLCKKCFIETIQKKVLKDIKKYELIKKGDKVLVALSGGKDSTTVLDILSILAERNIIELEAITIDEGIKDYREKGIEYASETCKKLGIPQHIFSFKEHFKITIDEIMASKPPRKACTYCGVLRRWILNKEAKKLGADKIATGHNLDDEVQAIVMNYLEGNIENLTRIGPATYSQKFVTKIKPLREIPEKEVTAYVMAKGLKVHLEECPYRKTSFRKKIGTILTGLSKDHPTILYSTLRGHEKIRNALKKELKGESILRECIRCGQPAARDLCKTCTLLKEIGRLKDEIHSHNR